The Gemmatimonadaceae bacterium genomic sequence GAGCGAGCTGCCGAGTCGGCGCAACAGCGTGAGCGCGACCGAATCAGTCTGGCTCAGTGATTGGAGATCGCGCTGCGCTGCTTCGACGCGTCCGCGCGCGGTGCGGCCCCAGATCAACGTCGTCGCGCCGAGCGCCGCGACGGTTGATGCGCTCAGGATCACGTACCGCGTGCGCCGGCTCAGCGCGAGCAGCGCGATCGCTACGATCCAGACGATCGTGTACCACCACGGCCAACGACCGGGAGCCGCCCACACTTGCGGCGCGAGCACGGCGGCGATCGTCGCGGCGAGCGGTGCGACCCATGGCGGCAACCCGCGACGTGGACCGAGCACTGACGCGCCGGCCGCGGCTCCGGCGAGAAGCACCGAGACTGCCGCAAGAAATGTTGGAATCTCCCAGATCAGCCACAGCGCCGCGTCGAGGCCGTGCGGTGGAATCTTGACGCCGCGGGCCAGCTCGCGCAGGAGGAATGGGCCGAGCACGGCGACAACGAGAATGGTGAGCGCGGCGCTCCATCCACGTAACGGCTGAGCGCGGCGGCGGAAGATGGCGAGCACGCCGAGCAGCACGAGGGCGCTCGTCGCGGCAAGCGCGCCGGCGTTGCCCGTGAGGGGACCGCCGCGCGGCGTGAAGTACACCGCCGGATCGAACAGCCGCGTGAGGTTCGAATATTGGCTGAGCGGAACGAGCGCGGTACATGCGAGTCCGATCGCGAGTGCCGCGACGCGTCGGGACGTCATGCGCGTGCCGCGCCACACGCCGATGATGAAGCACGCGAGCGCAAACACGAACGCAATGCCCGCGCGCGCGCGAACACGCTCCTGGATGCGTGCCTGGACCTCGCCCTGGATGAGCGGGGCCGCGGTCACGTCGAACATGCGGCGGCCGTCGATTGCGTAGCGAAGCACGTCCGGCGAATGCGATGTGTCGACGGGCGGCCCGAATATGAATCCACTCAACCCTGTTTGCGATGCGACGTGATTCGCGAGCGGCGTCGATAAGCGGTCAGCCGGCGGAACGGCGCCAAGCAGCGCGACCGCGACGGCCGCGGCGTTGGACTGCCGCGAGACGAATTGCAGCGCGAGATAGAACGGGGTCGCGATGACCGCGGGTCCGGCGGTATTCGCGTCAACGGGTGGACGAATGATGCCGCCCCACGCGAACGCGCTGTCGCCGCGATACAGTACGACGCCGCGCTCAGTGCCCGACTTGACGGCGGCATCGAGCGCATCGAACGCCGCGGTGCGGTCTCCCGAGAGCTCGAGCGCACGCGAGACGGCCGCGCGCGAACCCTGGGCGGCGGCGTCGATCTCCTGGCGCAGCGTCTCGAGTCCGCGAACCGCCGCTTCGTGCTGCCACGCATCCCAATGATGGTCAACGTTCCACAAATCACGTTGCGCCGACGAGGCAAGCACCGCGGCGACCGCGAGCGCCGCCGACGAGGCGAGCGCCCACCAGCGAGGGGCGTCGCGAACGGCCGTCGCGAGGACCGCGGCCGCGACCGTGGCGACGATCAGCGCGACGAGATAGTCTACGCTCGGCCCGTGCAGCCACTGGCTCGCCGCGAGCAGCGCCGCGCCGGCCGAGATTGCCCACCACGTCCACCGGGATCGAATGAGTCAGCCTCCGACCGGCGCGCCGACACCGCGCCGATTGAAACAAACGCGTCCCGCCGACGTCGCCGCGCTGATCGAGCGCGACCCGCGGCTCATCATCCCCGTCGGCACGTGCGAGCAGCACGGACCGCATCTGCCGCTGGGCTCCGACACGCTGATCGTCGAGCGACTGTCGTCGGATCTGTCATCCGAGTTCGGAGTGCTGCTCGCCCCGACAGTCGAATACGGGGTGAACGTCGTGACGGAGCGCGGTTTCGCGGGCAATGCCTCACTGCGCAAGAAGACGCTGCACCGAATGCTCAACGACTTGCTCGACACCTGGGAGTCGACCGGTGTGCGCGAGTTCATTCTGCTCACGGCCCACGAGCATGACCCCCACCTGGAAGCGTTGTCGACGTTGATCACGTCGGTGGCGCGCGTGCGCGCCGTTGACATCTTCGGCGTGGACTTCAATGATCTCCTCGAGGGTCAGAGCGAGCCCATGCACGGCGACGAAGTGGACACTTCTCTCCTTCTGTACCTTGCACCCGAGCTCGTCGACATGAGCCTTGCGAAGGATTATATGATGTCGCGGGACGAGTTGCGACGATACCGCCGAGGCTGGCTGCGAATTCCGGCAGCGAGTCCCGGGTCGATCGGACGGCCGACGCTCGCCTCGGCGGAGAAAGGCCGCGCCATTTACGAGCGCATCTATTCGCGAATTCGCGAGCGTATCTTCGTCGCCCCGCCGGTCGAATCGTGAACGCACGGACCGCAATCGTGAACCTCGGGTACCATCGAACTATGCCAAGCTTGCGATTGGTCGTCACGTGCGCTGCCTCGTTCGTCGCTGTGCTCGCATCGACCGCGGTGCCGGCGAGCGCACAGGGCAGACCCGTGGACGAAGGGACCTTCGTGGTCACGCGTCCGGGCGCGCCACAGGAAACCGAGAGCTTCAAGATCTGGCGGCTCGAGGGTGGAGCCCTGCTCGCAACGGGCTCGCTGACATCCGGCCAGGAGCGCATCACGTCATCGCTGCGGACCGATTCACTCGGGACGCCGCTGATGTACACCGTCACGGTTCGAGAGAAGGGGGCGGATCGCACGAAGATCACGGCGGAGACACGCGGCGGTCGATTGCAGTCGCACACGCTCGATCAGCGGGGCGACGAGTCCATGCGCGAGTATCCGGTGTCCCAGGGCAACTCGCTCGTGCTGGAAGACGATCTGGTGCATCAGCTTTTTTTCGCGGCGCTCGCGAAACGGACGGGTTCCGTGCAGGTGATCAATCCGCGCGCGGCAACGGGTGGTCGCGCGACGATGAGCGCGCTCGGTCTGGAGCCCATCGACGTCGGCGGACACTCCGTGACGGCGGCCCACTATTCGCTAATTGCGAGCTCAGGCCGACGTGATTTCTGGGTCGACTCAGCGGGTCGTTTGCTGCGTGTAGAGGCACCGTCGCAAGGGTTAAAGGCCGTTCGAGAAGAATTACCGCGGTGAAGCGGTAAAAAACCCTGCTCTCTCGCTAGCAAACGATAGCAAACGATCGTCCGGTTTTGGGCATCCAAATCCCAAAAGCGGACGTTCGCCGTAAGCGCGCTGTAACCGCCCTGAAACCCTGGTCGTCCCCCTCCCGTACGCCCCGCAGACCCACAACACAAAGGATTTCCCACCATGCGTTCGATGAGACTCGTCGCTCTCCTGGCGATTCCGGCGCAACTTGCATTTGCCCAGGCTCCGGCTCGCAGCGAACTGACTCTCGAAGATGCGATCGCCACAGCGCACCGCAACAACCCAAACTACCTGACCACGGAGAACAATCTCCGGAATTCGGTATCGCAGGTTCGGCAGGCGTACTCCGCGCTGTTACCGAGCGCGAATACCAGCTTCTCAACGCGGTACCAGCAGGGCGGCACGCAGTTCGTGCAGGGCGTCGCCATCGGCGGCAGCGGCGACACGTATCAGTCGTCATACCAGCTCGGGCTGAGCTACAACATCAATGGCGCGGTCGCGTTTGCTCCGCGTGCCGCGCGGGCGGGCCGTGACGCGGCGGAAGCCGACATCACGAGCGCGGCGGCCTTGCTGCGCTCGCAGGTGACGACTCAATACATTCAGGCGCTCAAGTCGCAGGCGCAGGCGGATCTGACCGATTCACTGCTCTCGACCGCGACGGGCCAGCTCGATCTCGCGAACGCCAAGATGGCGGTCGGCGCGGCCACGATCGTCGACGTGCGCAACGCGGAAGTCGGCGTCGGCCAGGCGCAGGTCAACCAGGTCATTGCGCACAACAACGCGCAGATCGACAAGGTGCGACTGTTCCAGCTCATGGGCGTGCCGGCGAACCCCGACGCGAAGCTCACCACGACGTTCTCGACGGCGCTGCCGAGCTTCTCGCTCGACTCGCTGCTCGCGCTCGCGCACAAGGTCAATCCGGATCTCGAGGCGGACAAGTCGCGGCAGTACGCGGCGCAGATGAACGTGCGCTCGGCGCAGATGAGCTATCTGCCGTCGCTCTTCGTGAGCACCGGCTGGGGCGGCAACTCGCTCTCGTTCGCGGACGACAATTTTCTGATCAATCAGCGCGCGGCGCAGGCAGCGTCGGGGTTCGCGAGTTGTCTTTCGGCGGACTCGCTGCGGAGCCGGGTCGGCCTGTCATCCTTCAATTGCGGATCGCCGACTCTGACGCAGGCGCAAATTGACCAGATACGTTCGGGGAACAACCAGTTTCCCTTCAAGTTCGATCGGAACCCGATCGGTATCGGCGCGACACTGTCCTTCCCCATCTTCAACAACTACCAGCGGGAAGCGCAGGTCGAGCAGGCGCGCGTACAGCGCGATAACGCGACGTACAGCCTGAGAGCGCGAAACCTTCAGCTTACCACTGACGTAACGAACGCATACCTGACGTTGATCGCCGCGGCGAAAACCGTACAGTTGCAGGAGCAAACCGCGATGAAGGCAGCGCAGGAGCTGGCTGCGGTGCAGGAGCGGTACAAGGTGGGTGCCACGACGTTCCTCGACGTCACCACCTCGCGCGGCCAGTACGAGCAGGCACAGATCGGCCGCGTCAACGCGATCTACGATTATCACACGGCATTCGCCAACCTCGAGCAGGCGGTTGGCAGGCCCCTCCGCTGAGGCTGAGCTAAGACATGGGCAAGAAAGCAAAGTGGGCGATCGGCGTCGTCGCGGTTGCGGGCGTCGCCGTTCTGATCGGCGCGAGCGCGGCCAAGCGCGGCAACAAAGCCACGGAAGTCCGCATCGAGCCGGTACAGAAGCGTGATCTCGTCGCGTCGGTCACGGCGAGCGGGCAGATCAGTCCACACACCAAAGTCGACGTCGCCTCCGATGTCAGCGGCAAGATCACCAAGCTGGCGGTAAAGGAAGGCCAGATGGTCACGGCCGGCCAATTCCTGCTGCAGATCGATCAGGAACAGCCGCAGGCGAACGTGCAGCACGCCGAAGCGGCCGTGGCGTCGAGCCGTGCGCAGCTGGCGCAGGCGAACGCGAATCTCGATCAGTCGAAGAAGACGTACGACCGGTCGGCCGAGATCAAGAAAAAGAACGCACAGCTCATCTCGGATGAGTCGCTCGAGCAGCTCCGGACGGCGGTCGACGTGAACGTGGCGGTGGTCGACGCGGCCAAGCACGCGGTCGATCAGGCCGTTGCGTCGCTCAACGACGCGAAGAGCGCGCTGTC encodes the following:
- a CDS encoding creatininase family protein; protein product: MSQPPTGAPTPRRLKQTRPADVAALIERDPRLIIPVGTCEQHGPHLPLGSDTLIVERLSSDLSSEFGVLLAPTVEYGVNVVTERGFAGNASLRKKTLHRMLNDLLDTWESTGVREFILLTAHEHDPHLEALSTLITSVARVRAVDIFGVDFNDLLEGQSEPMHGDEVDTSLLLYLAPELVDMSLAKDYMMSRDELRRYRRGWLRIPAASPGSIGRPTLASAEKGRAIYERIYSRIRERIFVAPPVES
- a CDS encoding DUF6134 family protein, which gives rise to MRLVVTCAASFVAVLASTAVPASAQGRPVDEGTFVVTRPGAPQETESFKIWRLEGGALLATGSLTSGQERITSSLRTDSLGTPLMYTVTVREKGADRTKITAETRGGRLQSHTLDQRGDESMREYPVSQGNSLVLEDDLVHQLFFAALAKRTGSVQVINPRAATGGRATMSALGLEPIDVGGHSVTAAHYSLIASSGRRDFWVDSAGRLLRVEAPSQGLKAVREELPR
- a CDS encoding TolC family protein, with product MRSMRLVALLAIPAQLAFAQAPARSELTLEDAIATAHRNNPNYLTTENNLRNSVSQVRQAYSALLPSANTSFSTRYQQGGTQFVQGVAIGGSGDTYQSSYQLGLSYNINGAVAFAPRAARAGRDAAEADITSAAALLRSQVTTQYIQALKSQAQADLTDSLLSTATGQLDLANAKMAVGAATIVDVRNAEVGVGQAQVNQVIAHNNAQIDKVRLFQLMGVPANPDAKLTTTFSTALPSFSLDSLLALAHKVNPDLEADKSRQYAAQMNVRSAQMSYLPSLFVSTGWGGNSLSFADDNFLINQRAAQAASGFASCLSADSLRSRVGLSSFNCGSPTLTQAQIDQIRSGNNQFPFKFDRNPIGIGATLSFPIFNNYQREAQVEQARVQRDNATYSLRARNLQLTTDVTNAYLTLIAAAKTVQLQEQTAMKAAQELAAVQERYKVGATTFLDVTTSRGQYEQAQIGRVNAIYDYHTAFANLEQAVGRPLR